In Bacillus toyonensis BCT-7112, a single window of DNA contains:
- the dltD gene encoding D-alanyl-lipoteichoic acid biosynthesis protein DltD, giving the protein MNKAKFGPMLLALALFAVFLLIPTRFLLPLLSDEKVEQAATSLKEEKIQSMILQQKMLADPKYLPMYGSSEFARMDAFHPSNYFKVKPEGFTPFLLGRGGTQDLVHVLNFASTMDQLKDKKMVFVLSPQWFVPQGIDETHFAPNFSKQQGYHFLFNDDLKPEMKKQIAKRLLNFEIVKKETLLKVSLEGIAYDDTKHKVKALAAKPFAYVYRNILDRKDLFTAMFDIKPHKEKLDPSLKQMNWDEARKHADQTGAAESGSNEYGIEDDYFNSKIKKKLKQREGYLKNDAYDQSPEYEDLQLVLDLLKQSGAKPLFISVPVKGPWYDYAGFPKERREAYYKKVHEQIEKAGYPIADFSNHEYDKYFLKDHMHLGWKGWVYIDEAIQQFYKAN; this is encoded by the coding sequence ATGAACAAAGCAAAATTTGGTCCGATGCTTTTAGCATTGGCCCTTTTTGCTGTATTCTTACTTATTCCGACGCGCTTCCTACTTCCACTTTTAAGTGATGAAAAAGTAGAACAAGCTGCAACTTCTTTGAAAGAAGAAAAGATTCAAAGTATGATTTTACAGCAAAAGATGTTAGCAGATCCGAAATATCTTCCGATGTACGGTTCATCGGAATTCGCACGTATGGATGCTTTCCATCCATCAAATTATTTCAAAGTAAAGCCTGAAGGGTTCACACCATTCCTTCTTGGACGCGGCGGAACACAAGACCTTGTACACGTATTAAACTTTGCATCTACAATGGATCAATTGAAAGACAAGAAAATGGTATTCGTTCTTTCTCCGCAATGGTTTGTGCCACAAGGTATTGATGAAACACACTTTGCACCTAACTTTTCAAAACAACAAGGCTATCATTTCCTTTTCAATGATGACTTAAAGCCTGAAATGAAAAAACAAATTGCAAAGCGTTTATTAAACTTTGAGATCGTTAAGAAAGAAACTTTACTTAAAGTTTCGCTTGAAGGTATCGCTTATGATGATACAAAGCATAAAGTAAAAGCACTTGCTGCTAAACCTTTCGCTTATGTGTATCGTAACATTTTAGATCGTAAAGATTTATTTACAGCAATGTTTGATATTAAACCGCATAAAGAAAAACTTGACCCTTCATTAAAACAAATGAACTGGGATGAAGCTCGTAAACATGCGGATCAAACAGGTGCAGCAGAATCAGGGTCTAATGAATACGGTATTGAAGACGATTACTTCAATAGCAAAATTAAGAAGAAATTAAAGCAGCGTGAAGGCTACTTAAAAAATGATGCTTATGACCAATCACCAGAGTATGAAGACTTACAACTTGTACTTGATTTATTAAAACAATCTGGTGCAAAACCACTCTTCATTTCTGTTCCTGTAAAAGGTCCTTGGTACGATTACGCTGGATTCCCGAAAGAACGCCGCGAAGCGTACTATAAGAAAGTTCATGAGCAAATTGAGAAAGCTGGTTATCCAATTGCCGACTTCTCAAACCATGAATATGATAAATACTTCTTAAAAGATCATATGCACTTAGGTTGGAAAGGCTGGGTTTACATCGACGAGGCCATCCAACAATTTTATAAAGCAAACTAA
- the dltC gene encoding D-alanine--poly(phosphoribitol) ligase subunit DltC, translating into MAEFKEQVLDILEEVCENDIVKENLDVQLFEEGILDSFAVVSLLVEFQERLDIEVSISDFDRDEWATPNMVIKKLEEIR; encoded by the coding sequence ATGGCAGAATTCAAAGAGCAAGTATTAGATATTTTAGAAGAAGTATGTGAAAACGATATTGTGAAAGAAAACTTAGATGTTCAATTATTTGAAGAAGGTATTCTTGATTCTTTCGCTGTAGTATCTTTATTAGTTGAATTCCAAGAGCGTTTAGATATTGAAGTTTCTATTTCTGATTTTGACCGTGACGAGTGGGCTACACCAAACATGGTTATTAAGAAGTTGGAAGAAATCCGATGA
- the dltB gene encoding D-alanyl-lipoteichoic acid biosynthesis protein DltB — translation MTAYGSFYFFAIVGILLIPTIIAGLKGKMLRKYNAVLTLVMIAIIFSDKPKQAIMLAAFIIWQYALIKGYLILRKQNNSTFMFCIAVILSILPLILAKIAPFVPELHFIVFAGMSYVTFRAVQMVFEVRDNLIKELSFFNFWEFVLFFPAISSGPIDRYRRFQKDIQKPPSAEEYQKLLYTGLNRIFQGFLYKFIIAHLITTYLVKAVFANQDTLLSNAIFMYATSMQLFFDFAGYSAFVIGISYMMGIKTPENFNKPFLSRNIKDFWNRWHMSLSFWFRDFIYMRFVFFATKKKLIKNRYTISYIGAFLNFFIMGIWHIQGSAVAQYVIYGLYHAALFILFDIFERKNKKHKFWPNNKFTHVLAIVITFHVVCFGFLIFSGHLNRYF, via the coding sequence ATGACCGCATATGGATCATTTTATTTTTTCGCTATAGTGGGCATTTTATTAATACCTACTATCATAGCTGGATTAAAAGGTAAAATGTTGCGTAAATATAATGCCGTTTTAACATTAGTCATGATTGCTATTATCTTCTCGGATAAACCAAAGCAAGCGATTATGTTAGCCGCATTTATTATTTGGCAATATGCCCTTATTAAAGGCTATTTAATTTTAAGAAAACAAAATAATAGTACATTCATGTTTTGTATAGCTGTTATTTTATCGATTTTGCCACTTATTTTGGCAAAAATCGCACCATTTGTACCTGAATTGCATTTTATTGTTTTCGCAGGTATGTCTTACGTAACATTTAGAGCTGTACAAATGGTCTTTGAAGTTCGTGATAATTTAATTAAAGAACTTTCCTTCTTTAATTTCTGGGAGTTTGTTTTATTCTTCCCTGCGATTTCAAGTGGACCTATCGATCGTTACCGTAGATTCCAAAAAGATATCCAAAAGCCACCTAGTGCTGAGGAATATCAAAAGTTACTATATACAGGGCTTAACCGTATTTTCCAAGGTTTTCTGTATAAATTTATAATCGCGCACTTGATAACAACATATCTTGTAAAGGCAGTATTCGCCAATCAAGATACACTTTTATCTAATGCGATTTTCATGTACGCTACTAGCATGCAATTATTCTTTGACTTTGCAGGTTATAGTGCGTTCGTAATTGGTATCAGTTACATGATGGGAATTAAAACGCCAGAAAACTTTAATAAGCCATTCCTTAGTCGTAACATTAAAGACTTCTGGAACCGCTGGCACATGAGTTTATCATTCTGGTTCCGTGACTTTATTTACATGCGTTTCGTCTTTTTTGCAACGAAGAAAAAGTTAATTAAGAACCGTTACACTATTTCGTATATCGGTGCATTTTTAAACTTCTTCATTATGGGAATTTGGCACATCCAAGGAAGCGCTGTTGCGCAGTATGTTATTTATGGTCTATATCATGCCGCACTGTTTATTCTATTCGATATTTTCGAACGAAAAAACAAGAAGCATAAGTTTTGGCCAAACAATAAATTTACACACGTCCTTGCGATTGTGATTACGTTCCACGTTGTATGTTTCGGTTTCCTTATTTTCTCTGGACACCTTAACAGATACTTTTAA
- the dltA gene encoding D-alanine--poly(phosphoribitol) ligase subunit DltA, translated as MKLLEQIEKWAAETPDQTAFVWRDAKITYKQLKEDSDALAHWISSEYPDDRSPIMVYGHMQPEMIINFLGCVKAGHAYIPVDLSIPADRVQRIAENSGAKLLLSAAEVTVTDLPVRIVSEDNLKDIFFTHKGNIPNPEHAVKGDENFYIIYTSGSTGNPKGVQITYNCLVSFTKWAVEDFNLQTGQVFLNQAPFSFDLSVMDIYPSLVTGGTLWAIDKDMIARPKDLFASLEQSDTQVWTSTPSFAEMCLMEASFSESMLPNMKTFLFCGEVLPNEVARKLIERFPKATIMNTYGPTEATVAVTGIHVTEEVLDQYKSLPVGYCKSDCRLLIMKEDGTIAPDGEKGEIVIVGPSVSVGYLGSPELTEKAFTMIDGERAYKTGDAGYVENGLLFYNGRLDFQIKLHGYRMELEEIEHHLRACSYVEGAVIVPIKKGEKYDYLLAVVVPGEHSFEKEFKLTSAIKKELNERLPNYMIPRKFMYQSSIPMTPNGKVDRKKLLSEVTA; from the coding sequence ATGAAGTTATTAGAACAAATTGAAAAGTGGGCTGCAGAAACGCCTGATCAAACCGCTTTTGTTTGGCGAGATGCGAAAATTACGTACAAACAATTAAAGGAAGATTCTGATGCGTTAGCACATTGGATTTCTTCTGAATATCCAGATGATCGTTCACCAATTATGGTGTATGGCCATATGCAACCTGAAATGATTATAAACTTTTTAGGGTGTGTAAAAGCTGGACATGCTTACATTCCTGTAGATTTATCTATCCCAGCTGATCGCGTACAACGTATCGCTGAAAATTCTGGTGCGAAATTACTTTTATCAGCTGCAGAAGTAACTGTAACTGATTTACCAGTTCGCATCGTAAGTGAAGACAACTTAAAAGATATTTTCTTTACTCATAAAGGGAACATTCCAAATCCTGAACATGCGGTAAAAGGTGATGAGAACTTCTACATTATTTACACATCAGGAAGTACAGGTAATCCGAAAGGGGTTCAGATTACTTATAACTGCCTTGTTAGCTTTACAAAATGGGCTGTAGAAGATTTCAACTTACAAACAGGGCAAGTATTCTTAAACCAAGCACCTTTCTCATTCGATTTATCTGTAATGGATATTTACCCATCATTAGTAACAGGCGGTACACTTTGGGCAATCGATAAAGATATGATTGCACGTCCAAAAGACTTGTTTGCTTCTCTAGAGCAATCGGATACTCAAGTATGGACTTCAACACCATCTTTCGCTGAAATGTGTTTAATGGAAGCATCTTTCTCTGAGAGTATGCTACCAAACATGAAAACATTCTTATTCTGCGGTGAAGTGTTACCAAATGAAGTGGCTAGAAAACTAATTGAGCGTTTCCCGAAAGCAACGATTATGAATACGTACGGTCCAACAGAAGCTACTGTTGCTGTAACAGGTATTCACGTTACAGAAGAAGTGCTTGATCAATACAAATCACTTCCAGTTGGCTACTGTAAATCAGACTGTCGCCTTCTTATTATGAAAGAAGATGGTACAATTGCACCTGATGGTGAAAAAGGTGAAATCGTAATTGTCGGTCCAAGTGTAAGCGTTGGATATTTAGGAAGCCCTGAATTAACAGAAAAAGCATTTACTATGATTGACGGTGAGCGCGCCTATAAAACAGGCGATGCTGGCTATGTAGAAAATGGTCTTCTATTCTATAATGGTCGTCTTGATTTCCAAATTAAGCTTCATGGTTATCGAATGGAATTAGAAGAAATTGAGCATCATCTTCGTGCGTGTTCTTACGTAGAAGGAGCAGTTATTGTTCCGATTAAAAAAGGTGAGAAATACGATTATTTATTAGCGGTTGTTGTTCCTGGAGAACATTCGTTTGAAAAAGAATTCAAATTAACATCTGCAATTAAAAAAGAACTCAATGAGCGATTACCAAACTACATGATTCCACGTAAATTCATGTATCAATCTTCTATTCCAATGACACCAAATGGAAAGGTAGATCGCAAAAAATTATTGAGTGAGGTTACAGCATGA
- a CDS encoding teichoic acid D-Ala incorporation-associated protein DltX, which translates to MERLKEIWSRPLTQWVAKTVYYLAILFALLWLYGFHDTNTSTFIYNEF; encoded by the coding sequence ATGGAAAGATTAAAAGAGATATGGTCTCGACCACTCACACAATGGGTTGCAAAGACGGTTTATTATCTTGCAATTTTATTTGCATTACTTTGGTTGTATGGATTCCATGATACAAACACAAGTACATTTATTTACAATGAATTCTAG
- a CDS encoding M20 metallopeptidase family protein, protein MNRVWKSLISEENIMKWRRHFHKYPELSFHEKETSQFIYDTLCSFSSFEVTRPTKYSVLAIKRGVEQGKVVAIRADIDALPIQEETSKSYTSVHKGRMHACGHDAHAAILLSTAEALSNMKEEFVGEIRLFFQHAEEVYPGGAREMVEAGVMDGVDYVIGLHVMSGLESGKIGIVYGPMMAAPDVFTVEIHGKGGHAARPEETIDPIAIGAQIITNLQHIVSRNTSAFMQRVVSVTQFHGGKADNIIPNTATLMGTVRSFNQTLRLEAEEKIEQIVKGITKAHGGDYTYTYRYGYDPVINNEYITKVVEESALYLFGNERVVKLEPSMGGEDFSAYLRKAPGCFIKLGTRNQEDNTCYPHHHPKFDVDESALIYGVELFLEAAIRLLKS, encoded by the coding sequence ATGAATAGAGTGTGGAAGAGTCTTATTTCAGAAGAAAATATTATGAAATGGAGACGGCATTTTCATAAGTATCCGGAATTATCGTTTCATGAAAAAGAAACTTCGCAATTTATATATGATACGTTATGTTCATTTTCTTCTTTTGAAGTAACAAGGCCAACGAAATACAGTGTTTTAGCAATTAAAAGGGGTGTGGAACAAGGTAAAGTAGTTGCGATTCGAGCTGATATTGATGCTTTACCAATTCAAGAGGAGACAAGTAAATCTTATACATCTGTTCATAAAGGAAGGATGCATGCGTGTGGGCATGATGCACATGCGGCTATTTTGTTAAGTACAGCAGAGGCGCTGTCAAATATGAAGGAAGAGTTTGTAGGGGAAATTCGTCTATTCTTTCAGCATGCAGAAGAGGTATATCCTGGTGGTGCTAGGGAAATGGTTGAGGCGGGTGTGATGGACGGTGTTGATTATGTAATAGGTTTACATGTTATGTCTGGATTGGAAAGCGGGAAGATAGGAATTGTATATGGGCCGATGATGGCAGCGCCAGACGTATTTACAGTTGAAATTCACGGTAAAGGAGGGCATGCAGCGCGGCCAGAAGAAACGATAGACCCTATTGCTATTGGAGCGCAGATTATTACAAATTTACAACATATCGTATCAAGAAATACAAGTGCTTTTATGCAGAGGGTAGTTTCAGTTACGCAATTTCATGGGGGAAAGGCTGACAATATTATTCCCAATACGGCAACTTTAATGGGAACTGTGCGTTCTTTTAATCAAACGTTAAGATTGGAAGCAGAAGAGAAAATTGAACAAATCGTGAAAGGAATTACAAAAGCACATGGAGGGGATTACACATATACGTATCGTTACGGATATGATCCTGTTATTAATAATGAATATATTACAAAAGTGGTAGAAGAAAGCGCACTATATTTGTTCGGGAATGAGCGTGTTGTGAAGCTTGAACCTTCTATGGGGGGAGAAGATTTTTCAGCATATTTAAGAAAAGCACCGGGTTGCTTCATTAAATTGGGGACGAGGAATCAAGAGGATAATACTTGTTATCCGCACCATCATCCAAAATTTGATGTAGATGAATCAGCTTTAATTTATGGAGTGGAATTATTTTTAGAGGCGGCCATAAGACTACTAAAATCATAG
- a CDS encoding flavodoxin, with the protein MSKLVMIYASMSGNTEEMADHIAGAIRETENEIEVIDIMDSPEASILEQYDGIILGAYTWGDGDLPDDFLDFYDAMDSIDLTGKKAAVFGSCDSAYPKYGVAVDILIEKLQERGAAVVLEGLKVELTPEDEDVEKCLQFGAEFVKHLS; encoded by the coding sequence TTGAGTAAGCTAGTAATGATTTATGCAAGTATGAGTGGAAATACAGAGGAAATGGCAGATCATATTGCAGGCGCCATTCGTGAAACAGAGAATGAGATTGAAGTTATTGATATTATGGATTCACCAGAAGCTTCTATATTAGAACAGTATGATGGTATTATTTTAGGCGCTTATACTTGGGGAGACGGGGATCTTCCAGACGACTTCTTAGATTTTTATGATGCAATGGATTCTATTGATTTAACTGGTAAAAAAGCAGCGGTATTCGGTTCTTGTGATTCGGCTTATCCAAAATACGGAGTAGCGGTTGATATTTTAATAGAAAAGCTGCAGGAACGCGGAGCAGCAGTTGTGTTAGAAGGACTAAAAGTAGAATTAACGCCAGAAGATGAAGATGTAGAAAAATGTTTACAGTTTGGAGCTGAATTCGTAAAACACCTTTCTTAA
- a CDS encoding aminoglycoside phosphotransferase family protein, giving the protein MDSYKQYIKQALPNLSIHSYKQNEEGWDNIAVIINDDLLFRFPRKQEYAKRIPLEKKLCTLLSHSLQEIEVPKYHLLYKKDTDTIPLCSYYTLIHGEPLQKEIVTTLEKKELKAIITQLATFLVALHNIPVKQVTTLGFPIEKTITYWKELQTKLNQYLTNMFTSLQKSALHHLFENFFACIATSTFQNTIIHADFTHHHILFNKQSKSISGIIDFGDAQIGDPAFDFAGLYYDFGREFTTSVYEQYSTIISHHDPLLIHRITSFYQYSPLLHNIIYNFETKNALKFIADTEQLKAILQGRD; this is encoded by the coding sequence ATGGACTCTTACAAACAGTATATAAAACAGGCTCTGCCTAATCTTTCTATACATTCATATAAACAAAATGAAGAAGGATGGGATAATATAGCGGTTATAATTAATGACGACCTACTGTTTCGTTTTCCACGAAAACAGGAATATGCTAAACGAATTCCGTTAGAAAAAAAACTATGCACACTTCTCTCTCATTCGCTACAAGAAATTGAGGTTCCAAAGTATCACCTATTATATAAAAAGGATACTGATACTATTCCGCTTTGTAGTTACTATACTCTCATTCATGGTGAACCGTTACAAAAAGAAATAGTTACCACACTAGAGAAAAAAGAATTGAAAGCAATCATTACACAATTAGCTACTTTCCTTGTGGCACTACATAATATTCCTGTAAAACAAGTTACAACGTTAGGATTTCCAATTGAAAAAACAATTACCTACTGGAAAGAGCTACAAACAAAATTAAATCAGTATCTTACTAACATGTTTACTTCATTACAGAAATCAGCCTTACATCATTTATTCGAAAATTTCTTTGCCTGTATAGCTACATCCACTTTTCAAAATACAATTATTCACGCCGATTTTACACATCATCACATTTTATTTAATAAGCAGAGCAAGAGTATTTCAGGGATTATCGATTTTGGTGATGCTCAAATTGGAGATCCTGCCTTTGATTTTGCCGGGCTCTATTATGATTTCGGACGTGAATTTACTACATCTGTATACGAACAATACAGTACAATTATTTCTCACCACGATCCATTACTCATTCACCGTATCACTAGTTTTTATCAATACAGCCCTTTACTACATAATATTATTTATAACTTTGAAACAAAGAATGCGCTTAAATTCATAGCAGATACAGAACAGCTAAAAGCGATATTACAGGGACGAGATTAA